The following proteins are co-located in the Streptomyces asiaticus genome:
- a CDS encoding transketolase gives MPTAAEELADRAKFVRTETVRLTRIAGAGHYSAVFSCAELLAVLYYHQLRVDPRRPDWPERDRFVLSKGHAAIGLYPVLADLGYFDPSELDTYTRLGSPFGDHPDMKKIPGVDFSSGSLGHGLSVSVGMALAARMSTLDYRTYCMLGDGELAEGQVWEAAMSARHFGLGNLVAIVDANQLGIDGFVRDVMPAEPIEERFAAFGWQTHRVDGHDIKALLDVFAALPDSDGRVPQLIVAETVKGKGVQRMELSPDWHVGNLVGTDYDDVMAELRHEEVR, from the coding sequence ATGCCCACCGCCGCCGAAGAACTCGCCGACCGCGCGAAGTTCGTGCGGACCGAGACCGTGCGGCTCACCCGTATCGCCGGTGCGGGCCATTACAGCGCCGTGTTCTCCTGCGCCGAGCTGCTCGCCGTTCTCTATTACCACCAGTTGCGCGTCGACCCGCGCCGGCCGGACTGGCCCGAGCGGGACCGGTTTGTACTCAGCAAGGGCCACGCGGCGATCGGTCTCTATCCGGTACTGGCCGACCTGGGGTACTTCGATCCGTCCGAACTGGACACCTACACGCGCCTGGGCAGCCCGTTCGGCGACCACCCCGACATGAAGAAGATCCCGGGTGTCGACTTCTCCTCCGGCTCGCTGGGGCACGGCCTGTCGGTGTCCGTGGGCATGGCGCTGGCCGCTCGCATGTCCACCCTGGACTACCGCACCTACTGCATGCTCGGCGACGGCGAACTTGCCGAGGGTCAGGTCTGGGAGGCGGCGATGTCCGCGCGCCACTTCGGACTCGGCAACCTTGTCGCGATCGTCGACGCCAACCAGCTCGGCATCGACGGATTCGTCCGCGACGTCATGCCGGCCGAGCCCATCGAGGAACGGTTCGCGGCGTTCGGCTGGCAGACCCACCGCGTCGACGGCCACGACATCAAGGCCCTGCTCGACGTGTTCGCGGCGCTGCCGGACAGCGACGGCCGGGTCCCGCAGTTGATCGTCGCCGAGACGGTGAAGGGAAAAGGCGTCCAGCGCATGGAACTGAGCCCCGACTGGCACGTGGGCAATCTGGTCGGCACCGACTACGACGACGTCATGGCGGAGCTGCGCCATGAGGAGGTGCGGTGA
- a CDS encoding MFS transporter yields MESSSRQTTGPPPESISRRRWFVFGVVVALNFGVWLDEAKVSQLAPFWSDSLALTPAQVSGVLSAYLLGYAPMLAIAGVLADRFGSKIMLLTCGFGVTVLSVSMVFVRTYNEMWWRNLAFGFVFGLLLAPTFRILATWFPSHERTKVTSLTTGACAGISSMVTPLIALPIANHASWQLAFIAVAVFTVPPLILLFWISDEPRRMRGISAGEIALIEGVEAAAARQLGRVGFREMLSLLRNRSVILFGISGLLISPIWLSLNWLSFGLINLDKVNPDVVAVVLPAITVIPVTFSFLNGLVLQRVFGGRTCMWIAVGFLLGGVAFLIAALVPMGWVPWALLLGGGVMVANLIYFGTMNAYWAELAGPRFTGTLSGITSCLQVVAGMFLVKRSGSWFNENATGHARLATTMAVGGGIMLVAIVPVMLSKEVRVERTAAVEPLRETSAERA; encoded by the coding sequence ATGGAATCTTCGTCACGGCAGACCACTGGCCCCCCGCCGGAAAGTATTTCACGCCGGCGCTGGTTTGTATTCGGCGTCGTCGTCGCGCTGAACTTCGGAGTGTGGCTTGACGAGGCCAAGGTCTCGCAACTTGCCCCGTTCTGGTCGGATTCGCTGGCGCTGACTCCCGCTCAGGTGTCGGGCGTGTTGTCCGCGTATCTGCTCGGGTATGCTCCGATGCTGGCCATCGCCGGCGTGCTCGCCGACCGTTTTGGGTCGAAGATAATGCTGCTGACCTGCGGCTTCGGGGTCACCGTGCTGTCGGTGAGTATGGTCTTTGTGCGCACCTACAATGAAATGTGGTGGCGAAATCTGGCGTTCGGGTTCGTGTTCGGTCTGTTGCTGGCGCCGACATTTCGAATTCTGGCGACCTGGTTCCCATCCCATGAGCGGACCAAGGTAACCTCGTTGACGACCGGTGCCTGTGCCGGTATCTCGTCGATGGTCACACCGCTGATCGCACTCCCGATCGCGAACCACGCCTCGTGGCAGTTGGCATTCATCGCGGTGGCCGTCTTCACCGTACCTCCGTTGATCTTGCTGTTCTGGATCTCCGACGAGCCACGGCGGATGCGCGGAATCAGTGCGGGCGAGATTGCTCTGATCGAAGGAGTCGAGGCGGCTGCCGCGCGGCAGCTCGGCCGGGTCGGGTTTCGGGAGATGCTGAGTTTGCTGCGTAATCGCAGTGTCATTTTGTTCGGCATCTCGGGTCTGCTCATCAGCCCGATCTGGTTGTCGCTGAACTGGTTGTCGTTCGGCCTGATCAATCTTGACAAGGTCAACCCGGATGTCGTCGCGGTTGTCCTGCCTGCGATCACCGTAATTCCGGTCACCTTTTCGTTCCTGAACGGCCTTGTTCTGCAGCGCGTGTTCGGAGGGCGGACGTGTATGTGGATAGCCGTGGGGTTCCTGCTGGGCGGAGTCGCGTTTCTCATCGCTGCGCTGGTGCCGATGGGGTGGGTGCCGTGGGCGCTGCTGCTCGGCGGCGGGGTCATGGTCGCGAATCTGATCTACTTCGGCACCATGAACGCGTACTGGGCGGAACTCGCCGGACCGCGATTCACGGGTACGCTTTCCGGGATCACGTCATGTCTCCAGGTCGTTGCCGGGATGTTTCTCGTCAAGCGGAGTGGGTCCTGGTTCAACGAGAACGCGACCGGTCACGCCCGGTTGGCGACTACGATGGCGGTGGGTGGAGGAATCATGCTTGTCGCTATTGTCCCGGTGATGCTGTCCAAGGAAGTCCGAGTGGAGCGGACAGCGGCGGTGGAACCCCTGCGTGAGACCTCTGCCGAAAGGGCATGA
- a CDS encoding aminotransferase class III-fold pyridoxal phosphate-dependent enzyme, producing the protein MTTAPTTLGQRELALRERAGQVIPGGMYGHMRVTDFSGAHPQFMVSGNGCRVTDADGREYLDLMCGWGPVVLGHRHPGVTKAILDQLEHGDCLDGTSPVAVDYAELLVDTVPSADWAMFCKNGTDATTTCVTIARAATGKRKVLVAAGAYHGAVPWCSLRGQGVTAEDQTHLIRYEYNDLLSAERAAAEAGDDLAAIIVCPMRHDVRRDQELADPAFAHGLRALADRTGAVLILDDVRCGHRLHLGGSWEPLGVRPDLSAWSKALANGQPLGAVTGIDALRDAVSSVYVTGSFWYAAVPLAAGLATLRELRNGQALPDMLRTGTRLREGLAAQAAAHGYEIRQTGPVQMPVLYFAGDDDLSLGTAWAEAAVRRGVYLHPWHNWFLSAAHTDADIDAILDRTDQAFADLRDTGS; encoded by the coding sequence GTGACCACCGCACCAACCACGCTCGGCCAGCGTGAGCTGGCCCTGCGCGAACGCGCCGGCCAGGTCATCCCCGGGGGTATGTATGGCCACATGCGCGTAACGGACTTCAGCGGCGCGCACCCGCAGTTCATGGTGTCCGGCAACGGCTGCCGCGTCACCGACGCCGATGGCCGGGAGTACCTCGACCTCATGTGCGGCTGGGGACCGGTCGTGCTGGGGCACCGGCACCCGGGAGTCACCAAGGCAATCCTGGACCAGCTCGAACACGGCGACTGCCTCGACGGGACGAGCCCGGTCGCCGTCGACTACGCCGAACTGCTCGTGGACACCGTGCCGTCCGCGGACTGGGCCATGTTCTGCAAGAACGGCACCGACGCCACCACCACGTGTGTCACCATCGCACGGGCAGCCACCGGCAAGCGGAAGGTCCTGGTCGCGGCTGGCGCCTACCACGGCGCGGTGCCGTGGTGCTCGCTGAGGGGCCAGGGCGTCACCGCGGAGGACCAGACCCACCTGATCCGCTACGAGTACAACGACCTGCTCTCTGCGGAACGGGCCGCGGCCGAGGCGGGCGACGACCTCGCGGCGATCATCGTCTGCCCCATGCGCCACGACGTGCGGCGCGACCAGGAACTCGCCGACCCGGCGTTCGCCCATGGCCTGCGGGCGCTGGCCGACCGCACCGGCGCCGTGCTGATCCTCGACGACGTCCGCTGCGGACACCGGCTGCACCTCGGGGGCAGCTGGGAACCACTCGGCGTCCGGCCCGACCTTTCGGCCTGGTCCAAGGCGCTGGCCAACGGGCAGCCACTTGGCGCTGTTACAGGGATCGACGCGCTACGCGACGCTGTGAGTTCGGTCTATGTGACGGGCTCGTTCTGGTACGCGGCGGTGCCGCTCGCCGCTGGCCTGGCCACCTTGCGCGAACTGCGCAACGGACAGGCGCTGCCGGACATGCTCCGTACCGGCACCCGGCTGCGGGAGGGCCTGGCGGCGCAGGCGGCCGCCCACGGGTACGAGATCCGCCAGACCGGTCCTGTGCAGATGCCCGTCCTGTACTTCGCGGGCGACGACGACCTGAGCCTGGGCACCGCATGGGCCGAGGCCGCGGTCCGGCGCGGCGTGTACCTGCACCCATGGCACAACTGGTTCCTCTCGGCCGCGCACACCGATGCCGACATCGACGCCATCCTCGACCGCACCGACCAGGCGTTCGCGGACCTACGGGACACGGGAAGCTGA
- a CDS encoding transketolase family protein, whose amino-acid sequence MGQDQSEIFNGLKDARSVDGTDTRAIPAFVFGEELADLAEHDPRIVVLTADLGRSNRALDFAARHPGRFVNVGIAEKNMVTIAAGMASCGHLPFAATFGSFAALLCAEQIRTDCAYPDLPVRIVGHHSGMSMGFYGTSHHSLEDLGMMRTIADLTVVCATDANHLRALLRLSLHHPHAMYLRLGRGRDPEVYDTVPDLRVGQAQTVRDGSNLTIIATGSEVHPALRAAEILAERGVSARVVDMWTISPLDRDAVLDAANTTGAILTVEEGNLTGGLGTAVAEVLFDADARVPFRRHGVPDEHVPVGPPAGLYAHYRLDAPGIVAVAEELLTTSEGDAT is encoded by the coding sequence ATGGGACAGGATCAGTCCGAGATCTTCAACGGACTCAAGGACGCCCGATCGGTGGACGGCACGGACACACGGGCGATCCCGGCGTTCGTCTTCGGCGAGGAACTGGCCGACCTGGCCGAGCACGACCCACGGATCGTCGTGCTCACGGCCGATCTCGGCCGCTCCAATCGCGCGCTGGACTTCGCGGCACGCCACCCCGGCCGCTTTGTCAACGTCGGCATCGCCGAGAAGAACATGGTCACGATCGCGGCCGGCATGGCGTCCTGCGGCCACCTGCCCTTCGCCGCCACGTTCGGCTCGTTCGCCGCGCTGTTGTGCGCAGAGCAGATCCGCACCGACTGCGCCTACCCGGATCTCCCGGTGCGGATCGTCGGCCACCACTCCGGGATGTCGATGGGGTTCTACGGCACCAGCCATCACAGCCTCGAAGACCTCGGCATGATGCGGACCATCGCCGATCTCACCGTTGTGTGCGCTACCGACGCCAACCACTTGCGCGCCCTGCTGCGCCTGTCCCTGCACCATCCGCATGCGATGTACCTGCGCCTGGGCCGCGGCCGGGATCCCGAAGTGTACGACACGGTCCCGGACCTGCGGGTCGGGCAGGCGCAGACCGTCCGCGACGGCTCGAACCTGACGATCATCGCCACCGGTTCCGAAGTGCACCCGGCCCTCCGGGCAGCCGAAATCCTCGCTGAGCGAGGGGTTTCGGCCCGGGTCGTGGACATGTGGACGATCTCACCGCTCGACCGCGACGCCGTGCTCGACGCGGCGAACACGACAGGCGCGATCCTCACGGTCGAGGAGGGCAACCTGACGGGAGGGCTGGGCACCGCGGTCGCCGAGGTGCTGTTCGACGCCGATGCCCGCGTCCCCTTCCGCCGCCACGGGGTGCCCGACGAGCACGTGCCCGTCGGACCACCGGCCGGCCTCTACGCCCACTACCGTCTCGACGCGCCCGGGATCGTCGCCGTTGCCGAAGAACTGCTCACCACGTCGGAGGGGGACGCCACATGA